A window from bacterium encodes these proteins:
- a CDS encoding DUF3179 domain-containing (seleno)protein has protein sequence LLLAGTAGAAAGPAGLEPGQPVIALSFRGVSRAYPLALFPAPKVVNDVVGSMEVAVFHDPARNFSAAWFRTVYGEPIEFAGSAAGVVADDLTTATRWDLETGVATGGNLQGQRLVPVPFTTTTWAEWSSTHPATQLFGPPAP, from the coding sequence CTGCTCCTCGCAGGGACCGCCGGCGCCGCGGCCGGGCCGGCCGGCCTCGAACCGGGCCAGCCGGTGATCGCGCTCTCCTTCCGCGGCGTGTCGAGGGCGTACCCGCTCGCGCTGTTTCCCGCGCCGAAGGTGGTGAACGACGTGGTCGGCTCGATGGAGGTCGCCGTCTTCCACGACCCGGCCCGCAACTTCAGCGCCGCCTGGTTCCGCACGGTCTACGGCGAGCCGATCGAGTTCGCCGGCAGCGCCGCGGGCGTCGTCGCCGACGACCTGACGACCGCCACGCGCTGGGACCTGGAGACCGGCGTCGCCACCGGCGGCAACCTGCAGGGCCAGCGGCTCGTGCCGGTGCCGTTCACGACGACGACCTGGGCCGAGTGGTCCTCCACGCACCCGGCGACCCAGCTCTTCGGCCCGCCGGCGCCCTAG